The genomic DNA TTGCTTTAAGTCAATTAAATCGGAATGTTGAAAAACGTGAAGACAAAACACCTTTAATTTCAGATTTAAGAGAATCAGGTGCTATTGAACAAGATGCTGATAGAGTTGTTTTTTTACATCGTGATGATTATTATAAAAATAAAAAAGACAATTCATCAAACACTTCATCTCAAGACCAAAATCAACCATCTTTAACAAATGTGATTGTTGCCAAAAACCGACATGGTGCTACTAGAAAAATCCAACTACTTTTTGTTCCAGAATATAATAGATTTATTTATGAAAGAACAAAACCTTCAAAAGATTTCAATTAATCTTTTATTTTAAAAAAGTACTAGGAAAAAAACTCCTAGTATTTTTAAAATATTATTTTTTCCAAATCAAATTGAATCAATCACTCTTTATATAACTCTTCAATCTCAAAATAATTTAATTTAGTTCAATTTGTTTTAGTTTGATTGATTCAAAAATAATCATTTACACTTGCTTCAATGACTGGGTTTATTAAATATATTCAATTAGAATGAATACCTTCTTTTCTCAAATCTTGATGTATTAACAAAACTAATGATTTATAACTAAAAATATTATTTATTTTTAAATAATCTTTAACAAAATATCCTCAATTCATCACTTCTTCAGATTTCATAAAAGTAATACTTGGATTTTTAATTGTTAAAAAATGTACAAAGTTACTTAATGCTTCAATTTTATAAATATTTAATTTCTGATTAAACAAAGTTTCAAAAACCTTCTTTTTAAACTTACTTTCAAGTTTTAAATAATTTTCATTTATTTTTTTCATCCAAAGAACAAACTCATCTTTCTCAATTTCAGTATTTTCTTTTAACACAAAAAAATGAAAAATCTCTCAGATTTCTTTATCATTTAACACATTAAACTTATTTTCAAATAAATATTCAACATCAGACATTCTAATTAACATTCCCATAAAATTATCCTTACACAAAAAGAAAAAATATTTTACAAATTAATTATAACATTTTGTTATAATTAAAATAACCAAAAGAAAAAGAAATCTGTTTAAATACATATTTAGTCAAAAATATGTATATTTTGTTATTTTTTCAAAAACTTGCAAATAATATTCACAAAAAAAGGAGTTAAAATGATAAACAATTCAAATAATAATTCAAATCAAGATAATTTAAATAATCAAATACCCAAAAAGAAATCTAAGTTCAAAAAGTTTTTAATTGCTTTTGGAACAATTTTAGGTATTTCAGCAGTTGGATTAGGAATCCGTTCAATCCAATCATCCAAACATTCAAAAAAAATCAATGAAACATCTCATCAAGATTCATCTCAAAAAAATCCTCAATCCCAAACCAAACAAGATAATAAACAAAATCTTGTTTCTAATCAATCAATTTCCAAAGAAATCAATCCATCTATTAATAGTTTTAAAAATGAATTATTAACATATAGTCCTTCAGTTTTAACAAGTACATCATCTCAATCATCAGTTCTTCATTCTAAATCTTTTAACCTAAAACTAACATCTTTAGTTTCTTCACCACCAAAATATAACTACTTTACTAGTCATAGAGCATTAATAAATCCTTTTGTCAATGGATCAAATTGATTTGATGAAAGATTTTTTAATGAATTAGAAGAACAAATCAAAAGAATTATTAATAAAAAACCAAGAACTGATGAACTTTTAATAACAGAAAAAAATGTTACTAAACACCTTCAATCAATCATTGAAAGATTGTCAAAAGTCCCAGATGAAGTCTTAAGAATCTTTCAAACTATCTCATCAGATTTTAAAATAGATTACTCAAATCTACTTAGAACAGGTGATTTACCTTTTCACAAAATCAAAGATTCAAAACTTAGGTCTTCTGCACTAACATTAATCAATTTAGCAACTTTAATCAAAAAAAGACCATCTGTTTTCAAAACTTTATTATTGTCTGACATAAAAAACTTTAAACTTGACATTGAAGAAGTTTCAGAAGTAATTCCACATTTTAAAAGAACAAACAATCAAGAACTTGACCAATATATCACACTTTTAACTTTAGAAAAAACAATAAACTATTTAAAAACAAAAGTAACTAAAATTAATAAAAACAATCCAAGTTATTGAGATAATAATGCCAAATCTTGAGATGATATCAATTATCATTTTAATATAAATAAATATTATTCATTTTGGTTAAAACTTGTTTCAACATATATTCCTAAAAAAGACCAAAAACCTTTTTTAAAAGCACTTTCAGCTGCTGCTTATGACACACCTTCATCAGTTTGAGTTGATAATGTTTCATATTCATCTCAAACTTTCCCAATTTGAAAACCAATCATTTCTCAATTAATTGAATTCAAATCCTCCAATAAAAACACTATTTCATCCAAAATAATCCCATTTTTATCCCAAATTAATAGAACTGAGTATTATCAATCTAAAAACAACATTAAACCTTCATTAAAAGCAATTTCTCATTTCTTTATAGCATCTCAGTTTAAATACTTTGCTTATTATTACTTTAGTCATCTTCATATGTTTGATTATGACTTATTAGAATCAACTTTAATTGATTACATCCCTAGATTTTTTGATGATATCAATAAACTTGACCTTTTTGATAAAAAAGTTTCTTCAACAATCAAATCATCCATAAACCACATAATACAATTAACTGAAGATTTATTCACAAAAACAAAAAAACTTCCTTCAACCAATTTATCAAATAACCAAAAAAACCAAACAAAACTCAATGACCTTCAAA from Metamycoplasma alkalescens includes the following:
- a CDS encoding Mbov_0392 family ICE element protein, which produces MGMLIRMSDVEYLFENKFNVLNDKEIWEIFHFFVLKENTEIEKDEFVLWMKKINENYLKLESKFKKKVFETLFNQKLNIYKIEALSNFVHFLTIKNPSITFMKSEEVMNWGYFVKDYLKINNIFSYKSLVLLIHQDLRKEGIHSNWIYLINPVIEASVNDYFWINQTKTNWTKLNYFEIEELYKEWLIQFDLEKIIF